A single genomic interval of Antechinus flavipes isolate AdamAnt ecotype Samford, QLD, Australia chromosome 1, AdamAnt_v2, whole genome shotgun sequence harbors:
- the TMEM205 gene encoding transmembrane protein 205 — MASEVEPGGLAKVAQVLILSGAWGMQVWVTFISGFVLFRGLPRHTFGLVQSKLFPFYFHVSLVCAAISLGIFLFHHPLVKLSFTLAEAGQLGLLALSLSLSGLNARWLEPKTTAAMWALQAMEKERGLGGEPPGPPQAQGQDPYRRLREQDPKYRALRQTFFHYHGLSSLCNLGNLLSNGICLAFLALHLQSL, encoded by the exons ATGGCTTCCGAGGTGGAGCCGGGAGGCTTGGCCAAGGTGGCCCAGGTGTTGATCCTGTCCGGTGCGTGGGGCATGCAGGTTTGGGTTACCTTCATCTCAG GTTTTGTGTTGTTCCGGGGGCTGCCTCGCCACACCTTTGGACTGGTCCAGAGCAAActcttccccttctacttccaCGTCTCCCTGGTCTGTGCCGCCATCAGCCTGGGTATCTTCCTGTTCCATCACCCATTGGTGAAGCTCAGCTTTACCCTGGCAGAAGCTGGTCAG CTGGGCCTGCTGGCTTTGAGCCTGTCTCTGTCGGGCCTGAATGCTCGGTGGCTGGAGCCCAAGACTACAGCTGCTATGTGGGCCCTGCAGGCAATGGAGAAGGAGCGAGGTCTAGGTGGGGAACCCCCAGGACCTCCCCAGGCCCAAGGCCAAGACCCCTATCGGCGGCTCCGAGAGCAAGATCCCAAGTATCGAGCCCTTCGGCAGACCTTCTTCCACTATCATGGCCTCTCCTCCCTCTGCAACTTGGGGAATCTGCTTAGCAATGGCATCTGTCTTGCCTTCCTGGCATTGCACCTCCAAAGCCTGTAG